From Gloeocapsa sp. PCC 73106, one genomic window encodes:
- a CDS encoding BlaI/MecI/CopY family transcriptional regulator, which yields MTPLPDYRPRKTSLGPLEAEILSIIWDLGVVTVKDVHERILSDPDRELAYASVTTILHRLTQKGWLSCTKEKRAFSWRPLVSRLEAQAILAYEQLHNFLAVGNPDVVASFADSLDTASVEQLEAIAARIEAVRRLQQEK from the coding sequence ATGACTCCTTTGCCTGATTATCGTCCCCGTAAAACCTCCCTAGGACCTTTGGAGGCAGAAATTTTGAGCATCATTTGGGACTTGGGAGTTGTCACGGTAAAAGACGTGCATGAGAGAATCTTAAGCGATCCCGATCGAGAATTAGCTTATGCTTCGGTAACAACTATTTTGCACCGTCTCACTCAAAAAGGCTGGCTCAGTTGCACTAAAGAGAAACGCGCTTTCTCTTGGCGTCCTTTGGTGTCGCGTCTGGAAGCTCAAGCCATTCTAGCTTATGAACAACTCCATAACTTTTTAGCGGTGGGTAACCCTGATGTGGTGGCGTCTTTTGCAGATAGCTTGGACACTGCTAGTGTAGAGCAATTAGAAGCGATCGCCGCTCGAATTGAAGCAGTTCGTCGTTTACAGCAGGAGAAATAA